In Leptospira harrisiae, one genomic interval encodes:
- a CDS encoding response regulator, translating to MQTGIGPTGRPYQILIAENSKFQSKQLQQILESEGFKIIGVAETGKELLQMYKDNRQQIDLVTIEIFLPEVDGYAAFWDMKEMGVLPRILFISEENTPSVIKALLENGAMDYIVKPIKREKILEKIKETLLKIPKV from the coding sequence ATGCAAACAGGCATCGGACCGACAGGCAGACCTTACCAAATTCTCATTGCTGAGAATTCCAAATTCCAATCCAAACAACTCCAACAAATTTTGGAATCGGAAGGTTTCAAAATCATTGGAGTTGCCGAAACGGGAAAAGAACTTTTGCAAATGTACAAAGACAATCGCCAACAGATTGATCTTGTGACCATTGAGATTTTTCTTCCCGAGGTCGATGGTTATGCAGCTTTCTGGGATATGAAAGAAATGGGTGTTCTTCCTAGGATTCTGTTTATTTCCGAAGAAAACACACCTTCGGTCATCAAGGCACTTCTCGAAAACGGGGCAATGGATTATATTGTCAAACCGATCAAACGAGAAAAAATCCTAGAGAAAATCAAAGAAACTCTTCTTAAGATTCCCAAAGTATAA
- the leuB gene encoding 3-isopropylmalate dehydrogenase → MKKVAVLAGDGIGPEVMDVALSVVKKALGNKSSEFTFEHALVGGAAIDATGFPLPEETLRLCESSSAIFFGSVGGPKWETLPPERQPERGALLPLRKHFDLFANLRPAIIYPELKKASPIRGDIIGDGLDILILRELTSGIYFGKPKGREGSGPEEFAFDTMRYSRREIERIARTAFDAARKRNKKVTSIDKANVLTTSVLWREVVVALHKAEYSDCTLEHLYVDNAAMQLIVKPKQFDVMLCENMFGDILSDEASIITGSIGMLPSASLSESGFGLYEPSGGSAPDIAGKGIANPIAQILSGALMLRYSFGLETEAVAIENAIRTVLKQGFRTRDIAEEGTSVLGTKEIGVEIEKALG, encoded by the coding sequence ATGAAAAAAGTAGCAGTACTTGCCGGTGACGGAATTGGACCAGAAGTAATGGATGTGGCCCTTTCTGTGGTCAAAAAAGCATTAGGAAACAAATCTTCCGAATTTACCTTCGAACATGCATTAGTTGGTGGTGCAGCCATTGATGCGACAGGATTTCCACTTCCTGAGGAAACTCTAAGACTATGTGAATCATCCAGTGCCATCTTTTTTGGTTCTGTCGGCGGACCAAAGTGGGAAACTCTTCCTCCAGAAAGACAACCGGAACGCGGTGCCCTCCTCCCACTTCGAAAACATTTTGATTTATTTGCTAACCTTCGTCCTGCGATCATCTACCCAGAATTAAAAAAAGCAAGTCCCATCCGTGGTGACATCATCGGTGATGGACTCGATATTTTAATCCTTAGGGAATTAACATCCGGAATTTATTTTGGAAAACCAAAAGGTAGAGAAGGCAGTGGACCTGAAGAATTTGCTTTCGACACCATGCGGTATTCTCGTCGCGAAATTGAAAGAATTGCACGCACAGCCTTTGATGCCGCGAGAAAACGAAACAAAAAAGTAACAAGTATTGATAAAGCAAATGTTCTCACCACATCCGTGTTGTGGAGAGAAGTGGTTGTAGCACTACATAAAGCAGAATACTCTGATTGCACTTTAGAACATCTCTATGTGGACAATGCTGCCATGCAGCTCATTGTAAAACCAAAACAATTTGATGTGATGCTCTGCGAAAATATGTTCGGTGATATTTTGTCAGACGAAGCATCCATCATTACTGGTTCCATAGGGATGTTACCTTCAGCTTCCCTTTCTGAATCAGGATTTGGACTCTACGAACCTTCCGGTGGATCCGCTCCAGACATTGCAGGAAAAGGGATTGCAAACCCCATCGCACAAATCCTATCAGGGGCACTCATGTTACGATACTCTTTTGGATTGGAAACAGAAGCAGTGGCAATTGAAAATGCCATTCGAACGGTTCTAAAGCAGGGATTTCGCACAAGAGATATCGCCGAAGAAGGCACATCTGTCCTCGGTACGAAAGAAATTGGTGTTGAAATCGAAAAGGCACTTGGATAA
- a CDS encoding lipoprotein LipL71, with product MLRKKKTAVFLSVLVLFSIGLVNCAQELPLKELALAKSQVERAERLSAEEYAPEEYSEAKKSLVSANEFAAEEKASDSKKSADYAISKAYDALEKTLPKLAAKSREEAVTAIDAADEAYASEYTPEEFKKAVSARDVGESKLAQADASLASYLREDKDETAKELKRTVALQEYEEAHNNFVEAAKISQNAKKVALDRSGSVRQSADEVDAVLEKAYTYSKGGNPAIDEEKARVASAREDIEAGRLKTADEKIKTARLASAALLASAVKDHAKNRNLQAREVVEDANARFGELNAETYLKSNAKESYASTQENLGASNESLQASGNLLEQEKFDDSISQSEEAIRLAEISIDQIETLKGKNAVAKKDRKTVETDTTTKTTTEETTDKVTSSQVEELSGGWKRYTVEKSNPTDCLWRIADREDIYSDAKLWPRIFEANRKSIRNKNLIYPKQKLNIPPKTGKIGKAPKQ from the coding sequence ATGTTAAGAAAGAAAAAGACAGCCGTCTTTCTCTCTGTTTTGGTATTGTTTTCCATTGGATTAGTTAATTGTGCGCAAGAACTACCACTTAAGGAATTAGCACTCGCAAAGTCGCAAGTAGAAAGAGCAGAAAGACTTTCCGCTGAAGAATACGCTCCGGAAGAATACTCAGAAGCAAAAAAAAGTTTGGTATCTGCCAATGAATTTGCTGCAGAGGAAAAAGCTTCCGATTCTAAAAAGAGTGCAGACTACGCTATTTCTAAAGCGTATGATGCCTTAGAAAAAACTTTACCAAAACTTGCTGCCAAATCTCGTGAAGAAGCAGTGACAGCCATTGATGCCGCAGATGAAGCCTATGCTTCCGAATACACTCCAGAAGAATTTAAAAAAGCAGTGAGTGCTCGTGATGTGGGTGAATCTAAGTTGGCACAAGCTGATGCAAGCCTTGCCTCTTATTTACGTGAAGACAAAGATGAAACCGCAAAAGAACTAAAACGTACTGTTGCCTTACAAGAATATGAAGAAGCCCATAACAATTTTGTGGAAGCTGCAAAGATCAGCCAAAACGCAAAAAAAGTGGCTTTAGATAGATCAGGTTCTGTACGTCAATCTGCTGACGAAGTAGATGCAGTATTAGAAAAAGCTTATACTTATTCCAAAGGTGGAAATCCTGCCATCGACGAAGAAAAAGCGAGAGTGGCATCTGCACGAGAAGACATTGAAGCTGGACGTTTGAAAACTGCTGATGAAAAGATTAAAACAGCACGTCTCGCTTCCGCAGCATTACTTGCATCGGCAGTCAAAGACCACGCAAAAAATCGTAACTTACAAGCACGTGAAGTGGTCGAAGATGCCAATGCACGTTTTGGTGAGTTGAATGCAGAAACCTACCTCAAATCAAATGCAAAAGAATCCTATGCTAGCACACAAGAAAACTTAGGTGCTTCGAACGAATCTCTCCAAGCTTCTGGAAATCTTTTAGAACAAGAAAAGTTTGATGATTCCATTTCTCAATCGGAAGAAGCCATTCGATTGGCAGAGATTTCCATTGACCAAATAGAAACTTTGAAAGGGAAAAATGCAGTTGCGAAAAAAGATCGTAAAACTGTTGAAACCGATACAACTACAAAAACTACGACTGAAGAAACAACTGACAAAGTTACTTCTTCACAAGTGGAAGAACTTTCTGGTGGTTGGAAACGTTACACAGTTGAAAAATCAAACCCAACTGATTGCCTTTGGAGAATTGCCGATAGAGAAGACATCTATAGTGATGCAAAACTTTGGCCAAGAATTTTTGAAGCTAATCGTAAATCGATTCGCAACAAAAACTTGATTTATCCAAAACAAAAATTAAACATCCCTCCTAAAACAGGGAAAATTGGAAAAGCTCCTAAACAATAA
- a CDS encoding polyphenol oxidase family protein gives MEFNKKISLSYGKIRFGTAGKQSLDGLKKLFPSYPKNPTTWKEYTEVWVKEKFDSPLPNVFTLNQVHGDLLHQVLPGPVSTNSELDWEGDGLYTELPNSILVVRTADCVPVYLYSNKRPFVAIVHSGWKGSSLGITERMIEKAMQLGLKEEELYLEIGPYIQGADYEVEEDVAHFFMPLGREVCHAKGKGKFLLDVGLAIEAGVKGRFHKIGGIQNLRTNVFQSPLYFSHRAKEEGRNINFILWES, from the coding sequence ATGGAATTCAATAAAAAAATCTCCCTTTCATATGGAAAGATCCGGTTTGGTACTGCCGGCAAACAAAGTTTAGACGGTTTGAAGAAATTATTTCCTTCTTATCCCAAAAATCCAACAACCTGGAAAGAATATACGGAAGTTTGGGTGAAAGAAAAATTTGATTCTCCACTACCAAACGTTTTCACACTCAACCAAGTGCACGGAGATCTCCTCCACCAAGTGTTACCAGGACCGGTTAGCACAAATTCAGAATTGGATTGGGAGGGAGATGGGTTGTATACGGAATTGCCGAATTCCATTCTTGTAGTTCGCACAGCAGACTGTGTTCCCGTTTACTTATATTCAAACAAACGACCGTTTGTTGCCATAGTCCATTCTGGTTGGAAGGGATCTAGTTTAGGCATTACAGAACGAATGATTGAGAAGGCCATGCAATTAGGTTTGAAGGAAGAGGAACTTTATTTAGAAATTGGGCCTTATATCCAAGGTGCCGATTATGAAGTTGAAGAGGATGTTGCCCATTTTTTTATGCCATTAGGAAGGGAAGTTTGTCATGCGAAAGGAAAGGGAAAGTTTTTACTGGATGTGGGACTTGCGATTGAAGCCGGAGTGAAAGGACGTTTTCATAAAATCGGTGGGATACAGAATTTGCGGACGAATGTTTTCCAGAGCCCTCTTTACTTTAGCCACAGAGCCAAAGAAGAAGGCAGGAATATAAATTTTATACTTTGGGAATCTTAA
- a CDS encoding extracellular solute-binding protein: MFHNKVQIFKYSSSLRKIVLVGLTGLLSMGFFLHCSEEDTKESLSKVNDLPWEGDLASIPYALRIKNPVADPNAKKGGRIRIYSHQFPKSLNYYLDQFTTTARIFTSLYEPLTGYHPLTLETIPHLARDWKISPDKKKFTFYLDPNARWSDGKPVTSDDVIFTYDTIMNPKNGTAVFRVSLSRFLKPVKVDDLTVVFEAKEVHWNNFNDIASSIFILPKHHFEGKDFNKENMEFPVVSGPYKITEVKKNRYIKLERRGDWWQRAYPFNTGRNNFDQIVYKVYNEEAVALQAFKKGDIDIYPVYSAFVWVEEAKGDSFDKNWIAKQRIFNLKPIGFQGWAMNSRRSIFSDKRVREAMNLLVDRKLMIDKLAYGEYDPTNSYYPDFYLGGEKNPNQPSEFNIEKARKLLAEAGWKPNAEGILEKDGKPFQFSILDRDKKTEKYFTVFLEKAKEVGIRASIDTLDLAAWSERVDKYDFDMTWAAWGSGVFKDPESQWLSKYADEEGQPNLPGLKIPEVDKLIEKQKTEFSVSKRNEILKQIDRIVYKEYPYVLLWHLPSTRLLYWQKYGVPNLPLGKYGDESFSSDYWWYDEEKDKKLSEAVSRKEKFTDYEAVVRWK; encoded by the coding sequence ATGTTTCATAACAAAGTTCAAATATTTAAGTATAGTTCCTCCTTACGCAAGATAGTTTTGGTTGGTTTGACAGGACTTTTGTCAATGGGCTTTTTCCTCCATTGTTCGGAAGAAGATACAAAAGAATCCTTGTCGAAGGTAAATGATCTTCCTTGGGAAGGGGATCTGGCTTCCATTCCGTATGCACTTCGAATCAAAAATCCGGTCGCAGATCCAAATGCCAAAAAAGGGGGAAGGATTCGAATTTATTCACATCAGTTCCCTAAATCTTTGAATTATTATTTAGATCAGTTTACAACCACTGCACGGATCTTTACAAGTTTGTATGAACCGCTCACGGGTTACCACCCTCTGACTTTGGAAACCATTCCTCATTTAGCAAGGGATTGGAAAATCTCTCCTGACAAAAAGAAATTTACTTTCTACTTAGATCCAAACGCTCGTTGGTCTGATGGCAAACCTGTGACTAGTGATGATGTCATCTTTACTTATGACACTATCATGAATCCCAAAAATGGAACAGCAGTGTTTCGTGTTTCCTTATCAAGATTTTTAAAACCGGTTAAGGTAGATGATCTTACAGTTGTTTTTGAAGCAAAGGAAGTGCATTGGAATAATTTTAATGATATTGCATCGTCTATATTTATCCTACCCAAACATCATTTTGAAGGAAAAGATTTTAATAAGGAAAATATGGAGTTTCCAGTTGTGTCTGGTCCCTATAAAATCACAGAAGTGAAAAAGAATCGTTACATCAAACTAGAAAGAAGAGGGGACTGGTGGCAAAGGGCTTATCCTTTTAATACAGGAAGAAATAACTTTGATCAAATTGTTTATAAGGTATATAACGAAGAAGCTGTTGCTCTCCAAGCCTTTAAAAAAGGAGATATTGATATCTATCCAGTGTATTCCGCTTTTGTTTGGGTGGAAGAGGCAAAGGGAGATTCTTTCGATAAAAATTGGATCGCAAAACAAAGGATATTCAATTTAAAACCAATTGGGTTCCAAGGCTGGGCTATGAATTCAAGACGATCCATTTTCTCTGACAAACGAGTGAGAGAAGCCATGAATTTACTTGTGGATCGAAAACTTATGATCGACAAACTTGCGTATGGTGAGTATGATCCAACTAATAGTTATTATCCTGATTTTTATTTAGGCGGTGAAAAAAATCCGAACCAACCTTCTGAATTCAATATCGAAAAGGCAAGAAAGCTTCTGGCAGAAGCTGGTTGGAAACCCAATGCAGAAGGGATCTTGGAAAAAGATGGAAAACCATTCCAGTTTTCTATTTTAGATCGTGATAAAAAAACAGAAAAGTACTTCACCGTATTTTTAGAGAAAGCAAAGGAAGTTGGTATTCGTGCATCCATTGACACTTTAGATTTGGCTGCTTGGAGCGAACGAGTTGATAAATACGACTTTGATATGACCTGGGCTGCTTGGGGATCGGGTGTGTTTAAGGATCCAGAATCACAATGGCTTTCAAAATATGCAGATGAAGAGGGACAACCAAACCTACCAGGATTAAAAATTCCTGAAGTAGACAAACTCATCGAAAAACAAAAAACTGAATTTTCTGTTTCGAAACGAAATGAAATTTTAAAACAGATCGATCGAATTGTTTATAAAGAATATCCTTATGTTTTGTTATGGCATTTGCCGAGCACAAGACTGTTATACTGGCAAAAGTATGGAGTTCCCAATTTACCTTTGGGTAAGTATGGAGATGAAAGTTTTTCTTCTGACTATTGGTGGTATGATGAAGAGAAAGACAAAAAATTATCAGAAGCAGTTTCCCGTAAGGAAAAATTTACAGATTACGAAGCAGTAGTGCGTTGGAAGTAG
- a CDS encoding RelA/SpoT family protein has protein sequence MGLYQDIKDKQELFDAVGKRLGPEKATLIQKAYSIADKMHEGQKRLSGEPYIIHPMNVASVLDELGLDERAIAAGLLHDVVEDTSYSKEDMAREFGEDIAALVEGVTKISEIKSQSKETEAAENIRKMLLATIKDVRVMLIKLADKTHNVRTLKFQPEEKQKRIAKEVLSLYAPIAGRLGVYKVKFELEDLAFQSLHPEEYQEIKKRVSAKKSERDEYIEKIKIILKQRLAEISIDARIDGRAKHFYSIYRKMVTKEKSFSEIFDLRAVRIITNEIKDCYGVLGIVHTLWTPIPGRFKDYIATPKTNLYQSLHTTVFGPDGRPMEVQIRTKDMNAIAENGVAAHWAYKESTNLSKTSVILQNGVENAFRMKWLEILKSWQDPSLDSKEFMEELQYDLHEDEVFVFTPKGEIIEMPKGATVLDYAFRIHTDVGLHARGGKVNGRMVTLRTELKSGDQVEIITEKSSKPSPIWLRIVKTSGARQKLRAYFRKLQEDSQRETIGSVLETQSPPIDENTIKEIKKVKIKKPHKTNPHQEESKEFGISVAGWNDVPVRVASCCTPIPGDEIIGFITRGRGVSVHKKDCTTATKQLEWMKTIPVRWEGPGEPIPIQIEVRAKDVQGIYLSMVESISSTETNILEAGASSHPNGTLTAKFMLEVDHLDQLKEILENLRMIQGVVFAERVKK, from the coding sequence ATGGGATTATACCAAGACATCAAAGATAAGCAGGAGTTATTTGACGCAGTAGGGAAAAGACTTGGGCCAGAAAAGGCCACATTAATCCAAAAGGCATACAGTATTGCCGATAAAATGCACGAAGGACAAAAACGCCTTTCAGGGGAACCTTATATCATCCATCCGATGAATGTTGCTTCTGTTTTGGATGAACTTGGCCTCGACGAAAGGGCAATTGCTGCTGGGCTTTTGCACGATGTTGTCGAAGATACAAGTTACAGCAAAGAAGATATGGCACGTGAGTTTGGTGAAGACATTGCCGCCCTTGTGGAAGGTGTTACCAAAATTTCGGAAATCAAATCTCAATCTAAGGAAACGGAAGCGGCTGAAAATATTCGTAAGATGTTACTTGCAACCATCAAAGATGTGCGAGTGATGTTGATTAAGTTAGCTGACAAAACACATAACGTTCGCACATTAAAGTTTCAACCGGAAGAAAAACAAAAACGAATCGCAAAAGAAGTTTTATCCTTGTATGCACCGATAGCGGGGCGATTGGGAGTTTATAAAGTTAAATTTGAATTAGAAGATTTGGCTTTTCAATCGTTACATCCAGAAGAATACCAAGAAATTAAAAAACGAGTTTCAGCTAAAAAATCAGAACGTGATGAATACATCGAAAAAATTAAAATCATACTCAAACAAAGATTAGCTGAAATAAGTATTGATGCACGGATTGATGGTCGGGCCAAACATTTTTATTCGATCTACAGAAAGATGGTCACAAAGGAAAAATCATTTTCTGAAATTTTTGACCTTCGAGCTGTTAGAATCATCACAAACGAAATTAAGGATTGTTATGGGGTTCTGGGAATCGTACATACTCTTTGGACACCCATCCCAGGTAGGTTTAAGGATTATATTGCCACACCTAAAACCAACCTTTACCAGTCATTACATACAACTGTTTTTGGGCCTGACGGTCGACCGATGGAAGTGCAGATTCGAACCAAAGACATGAATGCCATCGCAGAGAATGGGGTAGCGGCCCATTGGGCTTATAAAGAATCAACTAACCTTTCTAAAACTTCCGTCATTTTGCAAAATGGTGTAGAAAATGCCTTCCGAATGAAGTGGTTGGAAATTTTAAAGTCATGGCAAGATCCAAGCCTTGATTCCAAAGAATTTATGGAGGAACTACAATATGACCTCCATGAAGATGAAGTGTTTGTTTTCACTCCTAAAGGTGAGATCATTGAGATGCCAAAAGGAGCTACGGTTCTTGACTATGCGTTCCGAATCCATACGGATGTGGGGTTGCATGCTCGTGGTGGAAAGGTCAATGGAAGGATGGTTACACTTCGTACGGAGTTAAAGTCTGGAGACCAGGTTGAGATCATTACTGAAAAAAGTTCCAAACCTTCTCCTATTTGGTTGCGGATTGTTAAAACTTCAGGCGCTCGCCAGAAGTTACGTGCCTATTTTCGAAAATTACAAGAAGACTCACAAAGAGAGACCATTGGTTCTGTTTTGGAAACGCAATCGCCTCCGATTGATGAAAACACAATCAAAGAAATTAAAAAAGTAAAAATCAAGAAGCCACATAAAACAAATCCTCACCAAGAAGAATCCAAAGAATTTGGAATTTCAGTTGCGGGTTGGAACGATGTGCCTGTTCGTGTGGCTTCCTGTTGTACTCCTATCCCCGGTGATGAAATCATTGGTTTTATTACCAGAGGACGTGGTGTGAGTGTTCATAAAAAAGATTGTACAACTGCAACCAAACAACTCGAGTGGATGAAAACCATTCCTGTTCGTTGGGAAGGACCAGGGGAACCCATTCCAATCCAAATTGAAGTGCGTGCCAAAGATGTACAAGGGATCTACTTATCTATGGTGGAATCTATTTCAAGCACAGAAACAAATATTTTGGAAGCAGGTGCTTCTTCCCATCCCAACGGGACGCTTACCGCCAAATTTATGTTAGAAGTGGACCATTTGGACCAACTCAAAGAAATATTGGAAAACTTAAGAATGATTCAAGGTGTGGTATTTGCAGAGAGGGTTAAAAAATAA
- the nadC gene encoding carboxylating nicotinate-nucleotide diphosphorylase produces MIRGYTTPVKEISEKDFEALVTLALEEDLPAGDITTDSLFDSIENCTAELLAKEEGVLCGLHVIPCLIRKTKANLRWNPILSDGATLTKGTIIGILEGALVDVLKMERILLNFIQYLSGIATNASKVTREFPDLLILDTRKTLPGYRKLAKYAVYTGGGANHRLNLSEMAMLKDNHVAKAGSIQSAVQIVRNANPGKKIELEIDGLSQLNEAISSNPDIILLDNFSDSDTEKAIELIKANSEKIRIECSGGITPNKLKFLSKFKDIGVSMGYLTHTVKFLDISLDIK; encoded by the coding sequence ATGATTCGAGGATACACAACACCTGTCAAAGAAATTTCAGAAAAAGACTTTGAGGCACTTGTCACACTTGCCCTAGAGGAAGACTTACCTGCAGGGGATATCACAACCGATTCGTTATTTGATTCGATTGAAAATTGCACAGCGGAGTTACTTGCAAAAGAGGAAGGGGTTTTGTGTGGGCTTCATGTAATCCCTTGCCTCATTCGAAAGACAAAGGCAAATTTGCGATGGAATCCCATCCTATCTGATGGAGCGACATTAACAAAAGGAACCATCATCGGGATATTAGAAGGTGCTCTAGTAGATGTGCTTAAAATGGAAAGAATTTTATTAAACTTTATCCAATACCTTTCTGGAATTGCAACAAATGCGAGTAAGGTGACAAGAGAATTCCCGGATCTTCTGATTTTAGATACAAGAAAAACCCTTCCGGGTTATCGAAAACTTGCTAAGTATGCGGTTTATACAGGTGGAGGAGCCAATCACCGCTTAAATTTGTCTGAGATGGCAATGTTAAAAGACAACCATGTAGCAAAAGCAGGATCCATCCAATCTGCTGTACAAATTGTTCGAAATGCTAATCCAGGGAAAAAAATAGAACTAGAAATAGATGGCCTATCACAACTGAATGAAGCTATCTCTTCAAATCCTGATATTATTTTGTTAGATAATTTTTCTGATTCAGATACTGAAAAAGCGATAGAACTCATCAAAGCGAATTCTGAAAAAATTCGTATAGAATGTTCTGGTGGTATCACTCCAAATAAATTAAAATTTCTATCTAAATTTAAAGATATTGGAGTGAGTATGGGTTATTTAACTCATACAGTAAAATTTTTAGATATAAGTTTGGACATTAAGTAA
- a CDS encoding alpha-amylase — MKEPLESALSSEKNSLPLLWADEIWLMGVWKNSPKSQSIARSMPELQPGFQATKQPLLPEDVYGSPYSIFSYTPDPLVSENDNLTNVYKLIQKWNKKLILDFVPNHMAIDSPVVDSNPDLFLKADESAKPKNSFRHPNGNVYLHGRDPYFDGWTDTIQWDFSNPDVEKKHIQILKGIAKQCDGVRCDMAMLLLPEVFEKTHGKTSVYDWERVINTIREDFPHFKFYAEVYWGMENRLLGLGFDATYDKSFYDALKENHFSFVSQSIRENSNKSKIRFLENHDEERAKLQFGENSESYFSLLAASECILLFHEGQEQGLTRKIPVQMIFTDEELSNPHSEEFYKRALLTITKRNADSMFFLPHYNEFHDVSIFMRAIQTGNHTELILWNETNSEVSGRIPFQEGIQFQTVLTDLVSGIEYPQTESAEGIYFKLRPNQVQWFIF, encoded by the coding sequence ATGAAGGAACCTCTCGAATCAGCTCTTAGTTCCGAAAAAAATTCCCTTCCTTTACTTTGGGCCGATGAAATTTGGCTTATGGGTGTCTGGAAAAATAGCCCTAAGTCACAGTCCATTGCTCGTTCTATGCCGGAACTTCAACCAGGATTCCAAGCTACCAAACAACCACTGCTTCCAGAAGATGTTTATGGATCCCCATATTCTATTTTTTCTTACACTCCCGACCCTTTGGTTTCCGAGAATGACAACCTAACAAACGTATACAAACTCATTCAAAAGTGGAATAAAAAACTAATCTTAGACTTTGTGCCAAACCATATGGCAATTGATTCCCCAGTTGTAGATTCCAATCCCGATTTATTTTTGAAAGCAGATGAATCTGCTAAGCCAAAAAACTCATTCAGACATCCCAATGGAAATGTATACTTACATGGACGAGATCCCTATTTTGATGGATGGACGGATACCATCCAATGGGATTTTTCAAATCCGGATGTCGAAAAAAAACACATTCAAATTTTAAAAGGAATCGCTAAACAATGTGATGGTGTTCGTTGTGATATGGCAATGTTACTCCTGCCTGAAGTATTTGAAAAGACTCATGGGAAAACATCGGTATATGATTGGGAACGTGTCATAAATACAATCCGCGAAGACTTTCCTCATTTTAAATTTTATGCAGAAGTTTATTGGGGGATGGAAAATCGATTACTTGGCTTAGGATTTGATGCTACTTATGATAAATCTTTTTATGATGCATTGAAAGAAAACCACTTCTCTTTTGTTTCACAAAGTATAAGAGAAAATTCGAATAAATCAAAAATTCGTTTTTTAGAAAACCATGACGAAGAAAGAGCCAAACTCCAATTTGGTGAAAACTCAGAATCCTATTTTAGTCTCCTAGCTGCTTCAGAGTGTATTTTGTTGTTTCATGAAGGACAAGAACAGGGACTCACTCGAAAAATTCCTGTCCAAATGATTTTTACAGACGAAGAATTATCAAATCCTCATTCAGAAGAATTTTACAAACGAGCACTATTGACAATCACCAAAAGAAATGCGGATAGTATGTTTTTTTTGCCACATTACAACGAGTTTCATGATGTTTCTATATTTATGAGAGCGATCCAAACCGGAAATCATACAGAACTGATCTTATGGAATGAAACAAATTCGGAAGTATCAGGAAGAATCCCTTTCCAAGAAGGAATTCAATTCCAAACCGTTTTAACTGACCTTGTCTCAGGAATTGAATACCCACAAACAGAATCCGCGGAAGGGATATATTTCAAACTAAGACCAAACCAAGTGCAGTGGTTTATTTTTTAA